A section of the Rhodothermus profundi genome encodes:
- a CDS encoding oxygenase MpaB family protein encodes MGARGSIVWQVNRERVVVLGWGRALLWQLAHPLVAEAVARHSDFSRSLRAAWRRFVHTVQAMRRLTFGTSREAQTVVRRIQEIHARVQGQLARPLGSFPAGTRYQASDPALMTWVHVTTVEATLCAYETFVQPLTPEARDRYCQEARALEQWLGLPSGTFPETWAQLEAYVQTMQARGVLCVTPPARQMAAHVLAPARQWWSQPLVKPWRLLTLGLLPPDLRAAYGFTWTAREEKAFQKLVAAIRCGVAWAPAWIRMWPEARRMPRHARSVDWQIAG; translated from the coding sequence ATGGGAGCAAGGGGATCGATAGTGTGGCAGGTGAACCGTGAGCGCGTCGTAGTGCTGGGCTGGGGACGGGCGCTGCTGTGGCAACTGGCACATCCGCTGGTCGCAGAAGCCGTCGCCAGGCACTCGGACTTTTCCCGTTCGCTGCGTGCGGCCTGGCGTCGCTTTGTGCATACGGTGCAGGCCATGCGCCGGCTGACCTTTGGGACGTCGCGGGAAGCACAGACTGTGGTCCGGCGAATCCAGGAGATTCATGCCCGGGTGCAGGGACAGTTGGCCAGGCCCCTGGGCAGTTTTCCGGCCGGTACGCGGTATCAAGCCAGCGATCCGGCCCTCATGACCTGGGTACATGTAACCACGGTCGAGGCAACCCTCTGCGCCTATGAGACCTTCGTGCAACCCCTGACGCCTGAAGCACGGGATCGGTACTGCCAGGAAGCCCGTGCACTGGAGCAGTGGCTGGGACTTCCTTCCGGCACGTTTCCGGAGACGTGGGCGCAACTGGAGGCTTATGTGCAAACCATGCAGGCCCGTGGGGTGCTCTGCGTTACCCCGCCGGCCCGGCAGATGGCGGCGCATGTGCTTGCGCCTGCACGCCAGTGGTGGAGCCAGCCTCTGGTAAAACCCTGGCGGTTGCTGACGCTTGGACTGCTGCCGCCAGACCTGCGCGCTGCGTACGGATTTACCTGGACGGCGCGTGAGGAAAAGGCGTTTCAAAAGCTTGTGGCGGCCATTCGGTGCGGCGTCGCGTGGGCCCCTGCCTGGATACGCATGTGGCCAGAAGCCCGTCGCATGCCCCGGCACGCCAGGTCGGTCGATTGGCAGATAGCGGGATGA
- the wrbA gene encoding NAD(P)H:quinone oxidoreductase encodes MEKTRVLVLYYSMYGHIEALAQEVAAGAAEVEGVEVVIKRVPELIPEEQARQIGIKLDQKAPVATVEELPEYDAIIVGTPTRFGNMAAQMRNFWDQTGPLWLQGALIGKVGSAFTATATQHAGHESTILSIHTTLLHHGMIIVGVPTNCVELTQIDEVAGGSPYGAGVITGGDGSRMPSEIERRIARVQGRHVAQIARQLKVGRLQAQAA; translated from the coding sequence ATGGAGAAAACGCGCGTGCTGGTGCTGTACTACAGCATGTACGGTCACATCGAGGCACTGGCTCAGGAAGTGGCGGCCGGCGCCGCCGAGGTGGAAGGTGTCGAAGTGGTCATCAAACGCGTGCCCGAGCTAATTCCGGAAGAACAGGCGCGCCAGATCGGGATCAAGCTGGATCAGAAAGCGCCGGTGGCAACGGTTGAGGAGCTGCCCGAATATGACGCGATCATTGTGGGTACGCCTACGCGCTTTGGCAACATGGCGGCCCAGATGCGCAATTTCTGGGACCAGACCGGACCGCTCTGGCTTCAGGGTGCGCTCATCGGTAAAGTAGGCAGCGCGTTTACTGCCACAGCTACGCAGCACGCAGGCCACGAAAGTACCATTCTGTCGATTCATACCACGCTGCTGCATCATGGAATGATCATCGTAGGCGTACCGACAAATTGTGTTGAGCTGACGCAGATCGATGAAGTAGCTGGAGGCTCGCCTTATGGCGCGGGCGTCATTACCGGAGGCGACGGAAGCCGCATGCCCTCAGAAATTGAACGTCGCATTGCGCGCGTTCAGGGCCGCCACGTCGCCCAAATTGCCCGCCAGCTCAAAGTCGGACGGCTGCAGGCGCAGGCTGCCTGA